One genomic segment of Leptotrichia sp. oral taxon 215 str. W9775 includes these proteins:
- a CDS encoding serine/threonine-protein kinase, producing MNRLPLNYKLKNKYKIIKYVAESNFSNIYMVLYNNRKYIVKECFPVNIVIRDEDSKVFTEKYKSKFKMIKNDFRKESELIRKFKDENIVELIDYFTENNTEYMLLEYCKGSSLKQYILENELTEEEILGIFLKIIKALKKIHGKNVIHRDLKPSNIIVEANNNIKIIDFGLGKNLSEENRGCLKWTPGYSPLEMYSQKAETDRRTDVYSLCALLYFMLNKYRPMDSLERFYYPELMYKDYVSEKIRRIIEKGMNMEKKERYKNIEELEKELTS from the coding sequence TTGAACAGGTTACCATTAAATTATAAATTGAAAAATAAATACAAGATAATAAAATATGTAGCTGAAAGTAATTTTTCCAATATTTATATGGTGTTGTATAATAATAGAAAATATATTGTAAAGGAATGTTTTCCTGTAAACATTGTTATAAGAGACGAGGATAGCAAAGTGTTTACGGAAAAATATAAAAGTAAATTTAAAATGATAAAAAATGATTTTAGGAAGGAATCAGAACTGATAAGAAAATTTAAAGATGAAAATATAGTGGAGCTGATAGATTATTTTACAGAAAATAATACAGAATATATGCTTTTGGAATATTGTAAAGGTTCAAGCCTGAAACAGTATATTTTGGAAAATGAACTGACTGAAGAGGAAATATTGGGAATATTTTTAAAAATCATAAAAGCATTAAAAAAAATACACGGGAAAAATGTGATACATAGGGATTTAAAGCCTTCAAATATAATAGTGGAAGCTAATAACAATATAAAAATAATAGATTTTGGATTAGGTAAAAACTTAAGTGAGGAAAATAGAGGATGTTTAAAATGGACTCCTGGATATTCACCGCTTGAAATGTACTCGCAAAAAGCGGAAACTGATAGAAGAACAGATGTATACAGTTTGTGTGCATTACTGTATTTTATGCTGAATAAATACAGACCTATGGATTCATTGGAAAGATTTTATTATCCTGAACTGATGTATAAAGATTATGTAAGTGAAAAAATAAGAAGGATAATTGAAAAGGGAATGAATATGGAAAAAAAGGAAAGATATAAAAATATAGAAGAGCTGGAAAAAGAATTAACAAGTTAA
- a CDS encoding FHA domain-containing protein, which yields MRNILYFLNPVRLFRRFVIRRGNLNRFRNLVNRSETTGGMTENKSNDGMSVNRGIKKYEKRILLAKGKKQRNFFNLKNSIILIILFMTFVYIHFSGYSIKSMYVSIFIFIAITLYLLIVERFNEKVNFENEIREIKNERTKEHDVFLEKVKDIEQLEKNQLENIILKNCDDYDIKVWKIGRATSLLLGKKTPRNKVDIDVGEAVYGNLVSRAHGILNRVNGLWYYEDLGSQNGSGIERIRDKRKVKLKKNTPVKVESGDIIYLATTKLLLK from the coding sequence ATGAGAAATATATTGTATTTTTTAAATCCAGTAAGATTATTTAGAAGATTTGTAATCAGAAGGGGAAATTTAAACAGATTTAGAAATTTGGTAAATAGGTCAGAAACAACAGGTGGAATGACAGAAAATAAAAGTAATGATGGGATGTCGGTAAATAGAGGCATTAAAAAATATGAAAAACGGATACTTTTAGCAAAAGGTAAAAAACAGAGAAATTTTTTTAATCTAAAAAACAGTATTATTTTAATAATTTTATTTATGACTTTTGTATATATTCACTTTTCGGGATATTCTATAAAAAGTATGTATGTTTCAATTTTTATATTTATAGCAATAACATTGTATCTTCTTATTGTGGAAAGATTCAATGAAAAAGTAAATTTTGAGAATGAAATAAGGGAAATAAAAAATGAAAGAACTAAGGAACATGATGTATTTTTAGAAAAAGTTAAAGATATTGAACAGCTTGAAAAAAATCAGCTGGAAAATATAATATTGAAGAATTGTGATGACTATGATATTAAAGTATGGAAAATAGGTAGGGCAACTTCTTTATTATTAGGGAAAAAAACTCCTAGAAATAAGGTGGATATTGATGTTGGGGAAGCTGTATATGGAAATCTTGTGAGCAGGGCACATGGGATATTAAATAGGGTAAATGGTCTCTGGTATTATGAGGATTTAGGTTCACAGAATGGCAGTGGAATTGAGAGAATAAGGGATAAAAGAAAAGTTAAGCTAAAAAAGAATACGCCTGTAAAGGTAGAGTCAGGAGATATTATATATTTAGCAACAACAAAGCTGCTATTAAAATAA
- a CDS encoding HAD family hydrolase has translation MKYKLVLFDLDGTLTDTLEAIAKSVNSAFEELNLKTYTLTECSRLIGNGIAGIADKVFAMEKYDENTITPEVMKEILRKHYGKYYNYNVKLYGGIEKLLDFLEENNIKVGIVTNKDHGLALDTVEKNLSKWKFVDIIGASDKEHPRKPSSYGIDKISEETGIKKEEILYVGDMDVDVQTAKNSGVDIVYCKWGFGTLKGEENIPEDIKVDTVDEIIEKIKA, from the coding sequence ATGAAATATAAATTAGTTTTATTTGATTTGGACGGGACATTGACAGATACTTTGGAAGCTATTGCAAAATCAGTAAACTCTGCATTTGAAGAATTAAATTTAAAAACATATACCCTTACAGAATGCAGCAGATTAATTGGAAATGGAATTGCAGGAATTGCAGATAAAGTTTTTGCTATGGAAAAATATGATGAAAATACTATAACACCTGAAGTGATGAAAGAAATACTCAGAAAACATTATGGGAAATACTATAACTACAATGTGAAACTGTATGGAGGAATTGAAAAATTACTGGATTTTCTGGAAGAAAATAATATAAAGGTAGGTATTGTGACAAATAAGGATCATGGCCTGGCATTAGATACAGTTGAAAAAAATCTTTCAAAATGGAAATTTGTTGATATAATAGGTGCTTCTGATAAAGAGCACCCTAGAAAACCCTCTTCTTATGGAATTGATAAAATTTCTGAAGAAACAGGTATTAAGAAAGAGGAAATACTCTATGTCGGAGATATGGATGTTGATGTGCAGACAGCAAAAAATTCAGGAGTGGATATTGTTTACTGTAAATGGGGATTTGGGACTTTAAAAGGTGAAGAAAATATTCCTGAAGATATAAAAGTTGATACAGTAGATGAAATAATTGAAAAAATAAAGGCATAA
- a CDS encoding carbonic anhydrase, which translates to MFCTLICCMDGRFIHIINEYIRENYRYEYVDTITDAGPVSKIVYDDYLKSVEDKIVLISINKHKSDHIFVAGHSDCAGCPADDETQKGYIKKSVAMIHEHLPEIAVTGLFVTEDGKMEVLIDFV; encoded by the coding sequence ATGTTCTGTACTTTAATTTGTTGTATGGACGGGAGATTTATACACATAATCAATGAATATATCAGGGAAAATTATCGTTATGAATACGTAGATACCATTACCGATGCAGGTCCTGTCAGTAAAATTGTCTATGATGACTATCTTAAATCTGTGGAGGATAAAATTGTACTTATTTCAATAAATAAACATAAATCTGACCATATTTTCGTTGCCGGTCATAGTGACTGTGCCGGTTGTCCAGCTGATGATGAAACACAAAAAGGATATATAAAAAAATCTGTTGCCATGATTCACGAACACTTACCTGAAATAGCTGTAACAGGTCTTTTTGTCACAGAAGACGGTAAAATGGAAGTTCTTATAGATTTTGTATAA
- a CDS encoding DUF896 domain-containing protein: MDEIVKKINEFTKLSKERELTEEEKKEREKYRRLYIDKFKESLKGHLDNIKIVKVDDEGNPIDDDGNIIPAEA; encoded by the coding sequence ATGGATGAAATAGTAAAAAAAATAAATGAATTTACAAAGTTATCAAAAGAGAGGGAATTAACAGAAGAAGAAAAAAAAGAAAGAGAAAAATATAGAAGACTTTACATTGACAAATTCAAGGAAAGTCTTAAAGGTCATTTAGATAATATAAAGATTGTAAAAGTGGATGATGAAGGAAATCCTATAGATGATGACGGGAATATAATTCCAGCAGAGGCATAA
- a CDS encoding M23 family metallopeptidase — protein MINGAGIKITGKKLQYDIEKIAGIMVIAILLFSILFQINQIININSGYFEEEITENIEEKLTNAINTEEKKLYEIKAEEIAEDEKINKVEKVQGIIKITGEELAGSKENRIIKIKDTPTYINTNENLKNINGLNKKNYKSGIKENVIENINVKNIVDNQEVQRIQNIQNETIGNNNFGKILWPVKSGKITSKFGNRNHPVLKSVKFHRGVDIAVSLGTPVYAGIRGIVTFAGKRGNYGNLVEIKGSDGIKVRYAHLSKIDVVAGQRVSDGEKVAETGNTGMSTGPHLHYEIIVDESPVNPLNFHD, from the coding sequence ATGATAAATGGGGCAGGAATTAAGATTACAGGGAAAAAATTACAATATGATATAGAAAAAATAGCAGGAATTATGGTAATTGCCATACTGTTATTTTCTATATTATTTCAGATAAATCAGATAATTAATATAAATAGTGGATATTTTGAAGAAGAAATTACTGAAAATATAGAAGAAAAATTGACAAATGCCATTAATACTGAAGAAAAAAAATTATATGAAATAAAAGCAGAAGAAATAGCTGAAGATGAAAAAATAAATAAGGTAGAAAAGGTGCAGGGAATAATAAAAATAACAGGAGAAGAACTTGCAGGCAGTAAAGAAAATAGAATAATCAAAATAAAAGATACTCCCACATATATTAATACAAATGAAAATTTGAAAAATATTAATGGACTAAATAAGAAAAACTATAAATCTGGTATAAAAGAAAATGTAATTGAAAATATAAATGTAAAGAATATTGTAGATAATCAGGAAGTTCAAAGAATTCAGAATATTCAGAATGAAACTATTGGAAATAACAATTTTGGGAAAATTTTGTGGCCTGTAAAATCTGGAAAAATAACAAGTAAATTTGGAAATAGGAATCATCCTGTCCTAAAATCAGTAAAATTTCATAGGGGAGTGGATATTGCTGTATCATTAGGAACTCCTGTATATGCTGGAATAAGGGGGATAGTAACTTTTGCCGGGAAAAGAGGTAATTATGGAAATCTTGTAGAAATTAAGGGAAGTGACGGAATAAAAGTGCGATATGCCCACTTAAGTAAAATAGATGTTGTTGCAGGTCAAAGAGTTTCAGATGGAGAAAAGGTGGCAGAAACTGGAAATACAGGAATGTCAACAGGACCTCATCTGCATTATGAAATTATTGTAGATGAAAGCCCTGTAAATCCATTGAATTTTCATGATTAA
- a CDS encoding PP2C family serine/threonine-protein phosphatase, translating to MRKNEAKFTTVFFSEAGTKNKNNDYFGYIQLDNYAIWAVADGFDEEEGADVAARLAVESAIEYFMLHPGFNIEIINEIMSYANLKVREKQTETERYSLMHTSLLIVISNYNALLYGNIGNTRFYHLRNGYVISQSSDDTVAQLLVGEEALNTGDLKYHRQRNDLLQAIGDYGKIKPNILKTPVILQEKDTFCLTTIGFWENIDEKEMEVELSRYDEGKKWLVSLEKKVIATLRDNVENYTFAAVGIEAVAEPLPMEKNNRKFFMKISLVAIASILIILTLTLWQVKKRKDIMNKVTVYEQQAEEELIKKNFENSVKELELVIGEYEKLKPKSRGVIGFFLNADARRKEMDRKIEETKNKIKDTEKLKKGFSDIREGNEFFNNGNYEEASKKYQEAKYSLEQNTYKRDEVNTEEVLSEINSRIEATSKLKEAKNLEITGDTAFTSGNYNLAKENYKMASDIYLANGRADYVSSMEEKIREINEKEKQSYNGALLAENKGDVLSHSDVDMSREAYYQARETYQILGDTVKSQEIDTKIQELNSRQMAKLQTANNMVQEGLNQITSNNPSEALSLLTKARTMYQELKDSNNVNNVDKFINQTQEFIKYESEKEKEFIQQSEQSKLEIQLKEEEIEQERIKREKISRDIESATNFEIQGDQMYVLKRYLESISKYEEAKKIFETLKNEGNFNNQLKLEYLERKIKRSEVFLYEEEGDKESKNKNWKEAEKKYEQAKENIKLSDINIEDEQRIDKKLKKIQKKTNKKWWQFWK from the coding sequence ATGAGAAAAAATGAAGCAAAATTTACAACAGTTTTTTTCAGTGAAGCAGGTACAAAAAATAAAAATAATGACTATTTTGGGTATATCCAGTTAGATAATTATGCTATATGGGCAGTGGCAGACGGTTTTGATGAAGAAGAAGGGGCAGATGTGGCAGCAAGGCTGGCAGTGGAATCTGCAATAGAATATTTTATGCTGCACCCAGGATTTAATATAGAAATAATTAATGAAATAATGTCGTATGCAAACTTAAAAGTAAGGGAAAAGCAGACTGAAACAGAAAGATATTCATTGATGCACACTTCACTTCTTATTGTAATAAGTAATTATAATGCGTTGTTATATGGAAATATTGGAAATACGAGATTTTATCATTTAAGGAATGGATATGTAATTTCACAGAGCAGTGATGACACAGTTGCTCAGTTACTTGTAGGGGAAGAAGCTTTAAATACAGGGGATTTGAAATATCATAGACAGAGGAATGATTTACTTCAGGCAATAGGGGATTATGGGAAAATAAAACCTAATATACTGAAAACTCCTGTAATATTACAGGAAAAGGACACTTTTTGCCTTACAACAATAGGTTTTTGGGAAAATATTGATGAAAAAGAAATGGAAGTGGAACTTTCAAGATATGATGAAGGTAAGAAATGGTTAGTTTCCCTTGAAAAAAAAGTTATAGCAACTTTAAGGGATAATGTGGAAAACTATACTTTTGCTGCAGTGGGAATAGAAGCTGTTGCAGAACCTTTACCAATGGAAAAAAATAACAGGAAATTTTTTATGAAAATTTCATTAGTGGCAATAGCAAGTATTTTAATAATTTTAACTTTAACATTATGGCAAGTAAAGAAGCGAAAAGATATTATGAATAAAGTGACGGTTTATGAACAGCAGGCGGAAGAAGAACTTATAAAGAAAAATTTTGAAAATTCGGTAAAGGAGCTAGAGCTGGTAATAGGAGAATATGAGAAATTAAAACCTAAAAGCAGAGGTGTAATAGGATTTTTTCTAAATGCAGATGCACGAAGAAAAGAAATGGATAGAAAAATAGAAGAAACAAAAAATAAAATAAAGGATACAGAAAAATTAAAGAAGGGTTTCAGTGATATAAGAGAAGGAAATGAATTTTTTAATAATGGAAATTATGAAGAAGCATCAAAAAAATATCAGGAAGCAAAATATAGTCTTGAACAGAATACATATAAGAGGGATGAAGTAAATACAGAAGAAGTTCTTTCTGAAATAAATAGCAGGATAGAAGCAACTTCAAAGTTAAAGGAAGCCAAAAATTTAGAAATAACAGGTGACACAGCTTTTACATCAGGAAATTATAATCTTGCTAAAGAAAACTATAAAATGGCTTCAGATATATATTTAGCAAATGGAAGAGCAGATTACGTTTCAAGTATGGAAGAAAAAATAAGAGAAATAAATGAAAAGGAAAAGCAGTCGTATAATGGAGCCTTGCTGGCTGAAAACAAGGGTGATGTACTGTCGCATTCAGATGTGGATATGTCAAGGGAAGCTTACTATCAGGCAAGGGAAACTTATCAGATTCTTGGAGATACTGTGAAGAGTCAGGAAATAGATACTAAAATACAGGAACTTAATTCAAGACAGATGGCAAAATTACAGACAGCAAATAATATGGTACAGGAGGGTTTAAATCAGATAACATCAAATAATCCTTCAGAAGCACTGTCACTTTTGACAAAGGCAAGGACAATGTATCAGGAACTTAAAGACAGTAACAATGTAAATAATGTAGATAAATTTATAAATCAGACTCAGGAATTTATAAAATATGAAAGTGAAAAGGAAAAAGAGTTTATCCAGCAGTCGGAACAGTCAAAACTGGAAATTCAGTTAAAAGAAGAAGAAATAGAGCAGGAAAGAATAAAGAGGGAGAAAATATCGAGAGATATTGAAAGTGCAACTAATTTTGAAATACAAGGGGATCAGATGTATGTTCTGAAAAGATATTTAGAAAGTATTTCCAAATATGAAGAAGCAAAAAAAATCTTTGAAACTTTGAAAAATGAAGGTAATTTTAATAATCAGCTAAAACTGGAATATTTAGAGAGAAAAATAAAAAGATCGGAAGTTTTCCTGTATGAAGAAGAAGGAGATAAGGAATCAAAAAATAAAAACTGGAAAGAGGCTGAGAAAAAATACGAACAGGCTAAAGAAAATATAAAACTATCAGATATAAATATAGAAGATGAGCAGAGAATAGATAAAAAATTAAAGAAAATCCAGAAAAAAACTAATAAAAAATGGTGGCAGTTTTGGAAATAG
- a CDS encoding FHA domain-containing protein, with translation MKLDRCKNGHMYDVSRYAVCPYCKSEGLDLEIKEDKINLVEEMEDDDKTMAYWSKDVNIDPVVGWLTCIEGAEKGKDFRIVSERNFIGRGDDMDIQLTGDNSISRKNHCSISYNPKKRIFMITPGQANGLIYIDNEALYDTRELKAYNLIEIGESKFIFVNLCGENFDWNKEKSKSKKEVL, from the coding sequence ATGAAATTAGATAGATGTAAAAATGGCCATATGTATGATGTTTCAAGATATGCTGTATGTCCATACTGTAAATCTGAAGGACTGGATCTGGAAATAAAGGAAGATAAAATAAATCTGGTTGAAGAAATGGAAGATGATGATAAAACAATGGCATATTGGTCAAAGGATGTTAATATCGATCCGGTTGTTGGCTGGTTGACATGTATTGAAGGGGCAGAAAAGGGAAAAGATTTCCGTATAGTCAGTGAAAGAAATTTTATTGGGCGGGGAGATGACATGGATATTCAGTTAACAGGGGATAATTCAATTTCAAGAAAAAATCACTGCTCGATAAGCTATAATCCCAAAAAAAGAATTTTTATGATAACGCCAGGCCAGGCAAATGGTCTTATATACATAGATAATGAAGCGTTGTATGACACAAGGGAATTAAAGGCATATAATTTAATTGAGATAGGAGAAAGTAAGTTTATTTTTGTGAATTTATGCGGAGAAAATTTTGACTGGAATAAGGAAAAATCAAAATCGAAAAAAGAGGTATTATAA
- a CDS encoding efflux RND transporter periplasmic adaptor subunit produces MKNSKDSIIWLLPSIFILVVLLMIGTCTPRINEKFLVEKVRRENLEIFEKMRGKAEAKDLIAIGIDIQLGIDEIYFKEGDKVKKGDVIIKFSDYKQNDVDNQMKDKKRILAGKKSQLRFLEEEYKLGMDVKNQLQKIKGEIKAIEDDLNTIVENDALIQRNVVSPVDGYIVKINAVKGGTNSKNLPVVLLVKNRDMKIVSDPVKLSRNEYLNAGNRAEVENMMVKGEKVPATLYKINDTGIKDIKTLEFLVNSAGDFKLNEIFDIYLYYQKRENVLTVPVSSVVQKKKGNESKFFIYLINGENRVTEKEIYLGISNGEKIEIFGKDIEEGMEIIGNPNNHLRNNIIVKRRSLQEEKREKEEKLKKLKSENDRKEKEIEKNKREIIILEKGEGK; encoded by the coding sequence ATGAAAAATAGTAAAGACAGTATTATATGGTTGCTACCTTCTATATTCATTCTTGTAGTTTTACTAATGATAGGTACCTGCACCCCAAGAATAAATGAAAAATTTTTAGTGGAAAAGGTAAGGAGGGAAAATCTTGAGATATTTGAAAAAATGAGGGGAAAAGCTGAAGCAAAAGATTTAATAGCTATTGGAATTGATATTCAGCTGGGAATTGATGAAATATATTTTAAAGAAGGGGATAAAGTAAAAAAAGGGGATGTAATAATAAAATTCAGTGATTATAAACAAAATGATGTGGATAATCAAATGAAAGATAAAAAAAGGATTTTGGCGGGGAAAAAATCACAGCTCAGATTTCTGGAAGAAGAATACAAGCTTGGAATGGATGTTAAAAATCAGTTACAGAAGATAAAAGGGGAAATAAAAGCTATCGAAGATGACCTAAATACAATTGTGGAAAATGATGCCCTGATTCAGAGAAATGTAGTCAGTCCTGTAGATGGATATATAGTAAAAATTAATGCTGTAAAAGGAGGAACAAACAGTAAAAATCTTCCGGTTGTTTTATTAGTAAAAAATCGTGATATGAAAATAGTAAGTGATCCTGTGAAATTATCACGGAACGAATATCTGAATGCAGGAAATAGGGCAGAAGTAGAAAATATGATGGTAAAAGGAGAAAAAGTTCCTGCAACACTTTATAAAATAAATGATACAGGAATAAAAGATATTAAAACTTTAGAATTTTTAGTAAATTCAGCTGGAGATTTTAAATTAAATGAAATATTTGATATATATCTGTATTACCAGAAAAGGGAAAATGTTCTTACAGTGCCGGTAAGTTCAGTAGTTCAGAAGAAAAAAGGAAATGAGAGTAAATTTTTTATTTATTTGATTAATGGTGAAAATAGAGTTACTGAAAAGGAAATATACTTAGGTATAAGTAATGGAGAAAAGATAGAAATATTCGGGAAAGATATAGAAGAAGGGATGGAAATAATAGGAAATCCAAATAATCATCTGCGAAATAACATAATTGTGAAAAGAAGAAGTTTACAGGAGGAGAAACGGGAAAAAGAAGAAAAATTGAAAAAGCTAAAGAGTGAAAACGACAGGAAAGAAAAGGAAATAGAAAAAAATAAAAGGGAAATAATAATACTGGAAAAAGGGGAAGGAAAATGA